A DNA window from Melanotaenia boesemani isolate fMelBoe1 chromosome 6, fMelBoe1.pri, whole genome shotgun sequence contains the following coding sequences:
- the LOC121642113 gene encoding uncharacterized protein LOC121642113 — translation MDYIPTSVTHQPNSMKAYTTPRDTHNPEENQRNANVGYELVNEKNVTKDTYICSLHFLGGKGPTIDDPDPIPATTTSGQVEKIARKRKAPTQRNEAVSEAKRKRKRLTHNNTPSSSTPSSHETEHESTDLHINDDTTAATALLDLSSVSDLSAQIITDSFDKMDQSCQTDATCDELIKLKLENKIQKDELSKCREQDVNAQQKNPFFC, via the exons ATGGACTACATACCTACCTCAGTTACTCACCAGCCCAACAGCATGAAGGCCTACACGACGCCAAGGGATACGCACAA CCCGGAAGAGAACCAGAGAAATGCCAACGTTGGGTACGAGCTTGTAAACgagaaaaatgtgacaaaggATACATACATTTGCTCTCTGCATTTCCTCGGTGGAAAAGGGCCAACAATTGATGATCCAGACCCAATACCAGCAACAACAACATCTGGACAG gTGGAGAAAATAGCCCGCAAAAGGAAAGCTCCTACCCAAAGAAATGAGGCTGTTTCTGaagcaaagagaaagaggaaaagattgACCCACAACAACACTCCATCGTCAAGCACACCGAGTAGCCACGAGACAGAACATGAATCGACTGATCTTCACATAAATGATGATACCACAGCTGCAACAGCCCTTCTGGACCTTTCTTCAGTTTCAG atcTTTCAGCTCAAATCATCACGGATAGCTTTGATAAGATGGACCAATCCTGTCAGACCGATGCTACATGTGATGAACTGATTAAgttaaaactggaaaacaagATTCAAAAAGATGAACTCTCAAAGTGCAGAGAGCAAGATGTAAATGCACAGCAGAAAAACCCCTTTTTCTGTTGA